A genomic window from Glycine soja cultivar W05 chromosome 10, ASM419377v2, whole genome shotgun sequence includes:
- the LOC114370846 gene encoding transcription factor bHLH36-like produces the protein MNPLHPTDELYFQIAPDNNYYSLPIQTTPENQILHDPVMDGSALIHFTSQMGTKGKQREDFKTTTIDENKKWMHRETEKQRRQEMTRLCTNFRSLLPLEYIKGKRSISDHMHEGTNYIKYLQNKVKQLQATRDKLMKLSNLSPVGSESGSLSTTHLPVCVIVHPCPGGVQIKCSYSFGKYACPLSRVLDIVLKEGLDVVNCTSTKPDDRFIHTIRCEVPHMMTGNNYTELQRKFVEAISSSSLEERLSAPENC, from the exons ATGAATCCTTTACACCCCACTGATGAGTTGTACTTTCAGATAGCACcagataataattattattcccTACCAATCCAAACTACCCCAGAAAATCAGATCTTGCATGATCCTGTGATGGATGGAAGCGCCCTAATCCATTTTACGAGTCAAATGGGAACCAAGGGCAAGCAAAGAGAAGATTTTAAGACTACAACCATAGATGAAAACAAGAAGTGGATGCATAGAGAGACAGAAAAACAAAGAAGGCAAGAAATGACCAGGCTTTGCACCAACTTTAGATCTCTCCTTCCTCTTGAATACATcaag GGAAAGCGCTCAATTTCTGATCACATGCATGAGGGTACAAATTACATCAAGTACCTTCAGAATAAGGTAAAACAGTTGCAAGCCACGAGGGACAAACTTATGAAGTTGTCCAATTTGAGTCCCGTTGGTTCTGAGAGTGGAAGCTTGAGTACTACCCATCTTCCAGTATGCGTCATTGTTCATCCTTGTCCAGGAGGTGTTCAGATTAAGTGTAGTTATAGCTTCGGGAAATATGCGTGTCCTTTGTCAAGAGTGCTAGACATAGTGCTTAAGGAAGGGCTTGATGTGGTAAACTGTACTTCCACCAAACCAGATGATAGGTTCATACACACTATCCGATGTGAG GTTCCGCATATGATGACTGGGAATAATTACACTGAACTGCAAAGAAAGTTTGTTGAAGCAATATCATCTTCAa GTTTGGAGGAGAGACTGTCTGCACCTGAAAACTGCTGA